A region of the Sarcophilus harrisii chromosome 3, mSarHar1.11, whole genome shotgun sequence genome:
TAGATTTGGCAACATAAATAAAAGCACCATGATGATGAGATCCTGAAAAATGGCTGTTCTAATGGTTGGCTGACATGGAGAGTTGATGAAGGTCTGTAGAATCAAGGAAAAAGATGAATTATCAAAaggaaattcatttgtttttcattttgaatgttgaatttaagaaaaacataacCATAAACTCTGGGAGACAGAAGGAATATTAAAGTTCATCAAATGTATCTTTACACCAAGTATAGTAATTTTCTCTAtggtgtccatcagaattgtacttacaCACTTCCAATAATGAGAAATACATTGTTTCTATGTTTGCACATATTGTGGTAAATGCATGAGTTATTGCATGTGAGAGGATAGTAATATTATATCAATGCATGTTTAAAATATAGCTATGCATATCAGGGCATTATTACATAAATGTTTATGTACTTTTCAGCATACACATGTTATATAGCCTGCTCCTTCTACCCCAGCAAAGTGCTAGCTCCTTGAGGGGATATTTCATTTgttgcattattttctttatacagTATCTTGCAGATAACAAATAGCTAATAAAATGATGGTAGTGGTTGAATGTGTCTGTACTGGTCTTTCTCAATCACAAACATATTCACACAAAAAGTCAATAATAGAAAGTTTTTCATTTGTCTAGGCTTGATGGGATTATTATCATCTTCAATCACTCTTGGAAATATTGTAGCAGACATTCTATACAGGTACAAGTTGGCTTTAATGAACTCTGAATTCCTTTCCATATATGAAGTTATATGATTGTGTTATATCCTGAATCTTTCAGGTGGCAGCTCTCAACTTATCCTCTTTCTCAAGGATTGGGAAGGTAGAAgcataagaggaagaaaaaaggtcaaaatgtACTCATGAGAAGCTAGAGCTGGCCTTGAAGCCTGGGTTAAAGCCACACTTCTAACATATACTCTGTGTcaacctggacaaatcattttacctttaaatgcctccaggcttctctaagattataaattgtagagaagagGTCtatatgtattcttataaaaaGTTCCTTATATGGAATACTCTacaataatgaaatcacaaatctattctcattttcaatgaagaattaattaatttcattctCTCTTGACTGACCATTTCAAAGATGCTTTAATATATCCAGACAAGAAAAGAATACCCTCTGGTTCTTGGCATCACAAAAAAGAAGTAGTAGAGAATTGGTCAGCTGCTGACCTTTGTTACTACTACCTAAGCTATATAGGCTTCTTTCAAGAAATATAACAACTTCTTATGCTTCCTAAGAATGAAATACTGAGAGGTCCAACTTTTCAATCCAGGTGATAACACAGCAGACAATTCTTTCCTCCTTATCCTTCGAAAGGCTCAGGTAACAAGCATTAACATCAACAtcaccatctcctcctcctcctattgttcttgttcttgttcttgttcttctagttcttgctcttcttgttcttttgcttcttcttgttctcctcctccttctcctccttcttctgttcttcctcctccttctcttcttctttttcttctcttttctctcctcattctccctttccccttgtAAGATTTCCTATCCTTATCTTTATCCCCATTCTTATTCCCCCTTTTCAATTCCTTCAATCAGGACTCCAAGTTAGGTAAAATTTTGATCCCCCATTTCCAAACAATCCTGACATGATCACAATCAGAATGTAAGAGTGACAGGGACAAAGTTACTTTGTTGGTAATGATCCACTGAGATGTTGGCTTGTCCCTCTTGGATGTAAATAATCATCTCAAAACAGAGAATCCTTTAGCTAAGTACTATATTAATGGAAGTAGAAGGTTTTATTATGCCCAAAACTTCTACTTTGTCtactagaatttaaaaaaaattgtgcatGTTCAATACTTAATTATATGTGCAGACTGACATACTTGCAAGGCATATACTTTAGTCTTCTTACCATGTTGGATATGCTTTTCTATAAGTTGTTTGGTATGGAAATGATCTTAATTTTTAGAAGTGAATACTTTCTTCTGGACATGTTGTAGCAccaaaaattttttccctaaaacttTCTGACCAAGATCTTCTAaccagaggagagaaaaataggatTAATATCTCCAGTGTCTCATGTTACTCTTGCATAAATTCAGTCCAAGATAGTAATAACCATATTATACTATTTATTCATATTAATTCTGTATTCATACCGTACTGTTTACTCATATTCTGTCCATATAGCACTCATTATGATAATTTTCCAAGGTAtctttcaaatcaaatcaaaaggacttcaaaataaaaatgatgaagaaaaagataGATTATGTATATTAAGTATATCTACAAAATGCATTCGATAGAGAGtaattcaaagaaggaagaatagtaACTGAGACACCTAGACATTCATTGGCTGTAAGACAGGAACCAGTACTAGAACCTATGGCCTTAAGTGTCTATACAGAAATGGACAAAGTTTAGACAATCAAAAAGGttgttaacaagtatttattaaaggaaatctttattttattttatcaaaaactaattaaagtataattttaaagttatgaATTAAATTATTATCAATTAAGTAATCCATTTGTTAAATAATCCCAGCACTGTGATTTTGAtacaattaaaagcaaaaaatatatattataactacTGTCAAGGGGCTTTCATTCTAatgagaaaacaatgaaaatcagACTATACAAGATAAATGCAAAATAGTTGGAAGGTAATGTGAGGGAACAGCACTAgaaaaataactgggaaaatatttttgaaatacagTTCTCATTAACAAAGAGAAATGAGTCTTGAGGTGGATACTGGGAACGTTAGGGGAATTCTATTCATCGATCTGTGAAAGAAAGGTAATTTGGGCCTATTCTGACATATGTACTAGATTTCTACAAATCAGAACTTCAaagagttcaaaagaaagatgggTATGATCCTATGGAGTAAAATACTTTAGAAGTCAGATCAGGAGAGATTATACAAGAATATAATTCCACTAAGGATACTAAGAAGCTTTTGGGAGCAATCTTCAGGCATTTTAACATCAAAACAATCTTACATCACCCCTACCTGAATAGAATCTTTCCAGCAACTTCTGAGGCTTTGACTCCCTGCAGATTGCTTTCTCCAAGGAAACTCCACTGCTGGCTTTGACCTAGAAAGTCATTTTACTTACCATAAACTGAACTTTTAACTCCAGATGCCCAGTGAATGGCCAAGACAATTAGAGGTGCTCCATAATCTGAGAAGTGTCACCTACCCATATGAAAGTAAGTACAATAATCTATCTTCatttagtgctttaaggtttgttataattttttccccctcaaagcAGTCCTGTGAAATAAGTATTGCATGTATTATCCccatgttggagatgtgggactCAAGTGAAATTTAAGTGAATTATTCAAGATCACAAAACTATTGAGTTTCAGAGTGATTCAGACTGTCCACACCAGTTAGCAAGTGCAGTTCCCAATCCTACTTTCCCTTTGAGAACAGGAAATTAACCATACGCTCCCGGATTTGTTTAGTTTTCACCCCATAGATGATGGGATTCAGCACAGGAGGAGCCAGCACACAGACATTGGCCAGGAGAATGTGGGTGTGAAGCGGCACATGATGCCCAAATCTCTGGGTGATAATGGTGAAAATTCCTGGAAAGTAAAACATGGAGATGACCCCAAGGTGGGAACCACATGTGCTCAAAGCTTTGCTACGGGCACCCTGAGATGGGAGGCGGAAGACAGCTCGGAGTATGAGGATGTAGGAAATGGCTATAAGCAGGGCATCCAACACCACAGTGAAAAGGAGGACAGACAGACCATACCAGACATTCACACGGATGTCAGCACAAGCAAATTTGGCCACAGCCATATGCTCACAATTGGTGTGGGGGAGTACTCGGCTGTGACAGAAGGGTAACCTCTTAACCAGAAACACATCAGGAAGAATCACACAAAAACTCCTCACAATGATAGCCAAACCAACATACCCTATTATCCTGTGGCTGAGGATAGCAGCATATCTCAGTGGGTCACAGATTGCCACATAGCGATCAAATGCCATTGCCAACAAGATCCCTGACTCAGCAATGAATGCAGAATGGATGAAGAAAATCTGAGTGACACATCCATCCAGGGAGATCTCTCCAGCCTGAAACCAGAAGATGGCCAAAGCCTTGGGCAAAACTGTGTTAGAGAGGATGAGGTCTATCCCAGCAAGCATGGAAAGGAAAAAGTACATGGGCTCATGAAGGCTGCGTTCATTGCTGATGACAAAGATTAGGAGGCTGTTTCCAAGCAGAGCAACTATATAGGAGAAGCAGAAGGGGATGGATATCCATAAATGCTGGGCTTCTAGTCCAGGGATGCCGACCAAGATGAATACCGTGTGACTGGTAATTGTGTGGTTAGGAGAGGCCATGACCAGGAATGGTCAACTTTGGGTCATAATCCTGTGGACAAAGATAATATCAGGAAAGAGGGGAAGGCTTTTCATGTAGTtagtaaatattttgaatttactcATTTGTTTCCATGTTATTTCCTTCAGTAGAAGGTtagctcctggagggcagagaTAATTGGAGgtgaaaaaatttcatttgaattattcgagatcttaaaaaattattctg
Encoded here:
- the LOC100934773 gene encoding olfactory receptor 52B4-like, translated to MASPNHTITSHTVFILVGIPGLEAQHLWISIPFCFSYIVALLGNSLLIFVISNERSLHEPMYFFLSMLAGIDLILSNTVLPKALAIFWFQAGEISLDGCVTQIFFIHSAFIAESGILLAMAFDRYVAICDPLRYAAILSHRIIGYVGLAIIVRSFCVILPDVFLVKRLPFCHSRVLPHTNCEHMAVAKFACADIRVNVWYGLSVLLFTVVLDALLIAISYILILRAVFRLPSQGARSKALSTCGSHLGVISMFYFPGIFTIITQRFGHHVPLHTHILLANVCVLAPPVLNPIIYGVKTKQIRERMVNFLFSKGK